The DNA region GGGCCACCTCCGAGGCAGGGCGGTGTCTGCACAACGAGTTGTACTGGCGGGGCGCCGACTGGTGGGGGGCCGGGCCGGGGGCCCACAGCCATGTGGGGGGTGTGCGGTGGTGGAACGTGAAGCACCCCGGCGCGTACGCTGCCGCGCTCGCGGGGGGTCGGTCGCCCGGGGCCGGGCGGGAGGTCCTGTCGGACGAGGATCGGCGGGTCGAGCGGGTGCTGCTTGAGCTGCGGCTGCTTGAGGGGTGTCCGTTGTCCCTCCTGAAGGAGGCGGGGCTTGCCTCCGCGCGGCGGGCGTTGGCTGATGGGTTGCTGGAGGGTGGGCCCTTCGTGCAGGGGCGGGCCGTGCTCACCCTGCGGGGGCGGTTGCTTGCCGACGCCGTCGTGCGGGACCTTGTCGACTGAGCGTTCCATATGGGGCTGCGCCCCTTGCCCCCTTTCGGCGCTTCGCGCCTCGTCCTCAAGCGCCGGACGGGCTGACATGGCCTCGTCCTCAAGCTGCGGGTGGGCGGAGACGGCCTCGTCCGGTGCCTGACACGAGGGTGGGCTACGGCGCCGTCACGAAATCGATCAGTTCCTCGACCCTCCCCAGCAGCGCCGGCTCCAGGTCCTTGTACGTGTGGACCCTGCCCAGGATGTGCTGCCAGGCCGCGCCCGTGTTCTCCGGCCAGCCCAGGGCGCGGCACACCCCCGTCTTCCAGTCCTGGCCGCGGGGGACCCGGGGCCAGGCCGTGATGCCCACCGAGGACGGCTTCACCGCTTCCCACACGTCGATGTAGGGGTGGCCGACGACCAGGGCGTGGTCGCTGCTGACGGCCGCGGCGATGCGGGACTCCTTGGAGCCGGGGACCAGGTGGTCGACGAGGATGCCGAGGCGGGCGTCGGCGTCGGGGGCGAACGCGTCGACGATGGCGGGCAGGTCGTCGATGCCTTCCAGGTACTCGACGACGACCCCCTCGATGCGCAGGTCGTCGCCCCAGACCTTCTCGACCAGCTCGGCGTCGTGCCGCCCCTCCACGTAGATGCGTCCCGCGCGGGCCACCCGCGCCCGCGCGCCGGGAACGGCGAGGGAGCCGGACGCGGTGCGCGCGGGCTGCCTGGGTGCGGCGGCCGCCGCGGGGCGTACCAGGGTGATCACCCTGCCCTCCAGGAGGAAGCCGCGCGGCGCCATCGGGAACACGCGGTGCTTGCCGAAGCGGTCCTCCAGGGTCACCGTCGGCCCCTCGGCGGTCTTCTCGCAGCGGATCACCGCGCCGCAGAAACCCGTGGTGACCTCCTCCACGACCAGGTCGGCCTCGGCGGGCACCTCGGGGACGGCGGCCGGCTTCTTCCAGGGCGGGGTCAGGTCCGGGTGGTAGCTGCGCATGGGCCAGACGTTATGGCATGGCGTCAGGCGACACCGAACCGCCGGGCCAGCTCGTCGCGTTGGCGGCGTACGAAAGCGGCGTCGACGACGGCCCCGTGCCCGGGCACGTACAGCGCGTCCGGGCCGCCCAGGTCGAGGAGCCGGTCGAGGGCGGCGGGCCAGTGCCGGGGCGCCGCGTCCGGACCTGCCTGCGGTTCGCCGGACTCCTCGACCAGGTCGCCGCAGAAGACGACCTCGGGTTCGCCCGGGCCGCCGGGCACGAGGACGGCGAGGTCGTGGCCGGTGTGCCCGGGGCCGACGTTGGCGAGCAGCACCTGGAGGCCGCCGAGGTCCAGGGTCCGCTCCCCGCACACCAGGTGGTGGGGCCGGACCAGGAGGTCGGCGGCCTCGGCCGCGGCGGCCGGGTCGACTCCCTGGGCGACGGCGTCGGCGCGCAGGCCCTCGCGGTCGTGGTCGAGGACGGTGTCGAGGCCGACGGCGCCGAACACCTCGACGCCCGCGAACGCGGCGGCGCCGAGCACGTGGTCGAAGTGGGGGTGGGTGAGGGCGAGATGGGTCACGCGCCGGTCGCCGCCGAGCAGCCGCCGGGCGTCGGCGCGCAGCCGGGAGCCCTCGCGCAGGCTGGACCCGGCCTCGATCATGAGGGCGGCGCCGGTGCCGACGACGAGCCCGGCGGTGCAGTCCCACACCGGCAGCCTGCACCGGCCCACGCGCGCGGCGAGCCGTTCCCAGCCCGCCTCCTGCCAGGCCGGGGCGGGAGCGGGGGAGGGCGTGGTCGTGTCCATGGGGTGACGCTAACGCCGACGAGGCGGGGAGGGCAGGACGGGGGCGGGGCGACGGCGGGACGGCGGCATCCCGCGGCACGACGCGGGAGGGACGGCGAGGGACCGCGAGGCAGCACGGGGAGGGCCCCCGTCAGCATGACAAGGCAGGACAAGGGCGGCACCCGTCGGCATGACAAAGAGGTCGGCCCTTGCCGGGCCTGTACCCACCGGCCGTACACTGACTCGGTGAAGGCTGGCACTCGCCCGGGGTGAGTGCCAGGGAGAGGGGCCACCACCGGGGGGCTCGGGGCGAAGACGGCAGCTGGAGGTGCGCGATGCTCAGTGAACGCAGGCTGGAAGTGCTGCGCGCCATCGTCCACGACTACGTGGGCACGGAGGAGCCGGTCGGCTCCAAGGCGCTCACCGAGCGGCACCACCTCGGCGTCTCCCCGGCCACGGTCCGCAACGACATGGCCGCGCTGGAGGAGGAAGGGTTCATCGCCCAGCCGCACACCAGCGCCGGGCGCATCCCGACCGACAAGGGGTACCGCCTGTTCGTGGACCGGCTCGCGGGCGTCAAGCCGATGACGGCGCCGGAGCGGCGCGCGATCCAGAACTTCCTGGACGGCGCGGTCGACCTGGACGACGTCGTCGGGCGCACGGTGCGGCTGCTCGCGCAGCTGACCCGGCAGGTCGCGGTGGTGCAGTATCCCTCGCTGACCCGCTCCACGGTGCGGCACGTGGAACTGCTCGCGCTGGCCCCGGCCCGCCTGATGCTGGTCCTCATCACCGACACCGGACGGGTCGAGCAGCGCATGATCGACTGCCCGGCGCCGTTCGGCGAGACGTCGCTCGCGGACCTGCGGGCACGGCTCAACAGCCGGGTCGCGGGCCGCCGCTTCACAGACGTGCCGCAGCTGGTGCAGGACCTGGCCGAGTCCTTCGACAAGGACGACCGGGGGACGGTGACCACGGTCCTCTCCACCCTTCTCGAAACGCTCGTGGAGGAGACCGAGGAGCGGCTGATGATCGGCGGCACCGCCAATCTCACCCGCTTCGGACATGACTTTCCCCTCACCATCAGGCCGGTCCTGGAGGCACTGGAGGAGCAGGTCGTCCTCCTCAAGTTGCTTGGTGAGGCGACGGATTCGGGCATGACCGTCAAGATCGGGCACGAGAACGCCCATGAGGGGCTCAGCTCCACGTCGGTGGTCTCCGTCGGCTACGGTTCGGGGAGCGAGGCAGTGGCCAAGCTGGGCGTGGTCGGACCGACCCGCATGGACTATCCGGGAACGATGGGAGCAGTACGCGCAGTGGCACGTTACGTCGGACAGATCCTGGCGGAGTCGTAAGTGGCCACGGACTACTACGCCGTACTAGGCGTGCGCCGCGACGCTTCCCAGGACGACATCAAGAAGGCCTTCCGGCGGCTCGCTCGCG from Streptomyces flavofungini includes:
- a CDS encoding DUF3097 domain-containing protein codes for the protein MRSYHPDLTPPWKKPAAVPEVPAEADLVVEEVTTGFCGAVIRCEKTAEGPTVTLEDRFGKHRVFPMAPRGFLLEGRVITLVRPAAAAAPRQPARTASGSLAVPGARARVARAGRIYVEGRHDAELVEKVWGDDLRIEGVVVEYLEGIDDLPAIVDAFAPDADARLGILVDHLVPGSKESRIAAAVSSDHALVVGHPYIDVWEAVKPSSVGITAWPRVPRGQDWKTGVCRALGWPENTGAAWQHILGRVHTYKDLEPALLGRVEELIDFVTAP
- a CDS encoding MBL fold metallo-hydrolase; amino-acid sequence: MDTTTPSPAPAPAWQEAGWERLAARVGRCRLPVWDCTAGLVVGTGAALMIEAGSSLREGSRLRADARRLLGGDRRVTHLALTHPHFDHVLGAAAFAGVEVFGAVGLDTVLDHDREGLRADAVAQGVDPAAAAEAADLLVRPHHLVCGERTLDLGGLQVLLANVGPGHTGHDLAVLVPGGPGEPEVVFCGDLVEESGEPQAGPDAAPRHWPAALDRLLDLGGPDALYVPGHGAVVDAAFVRRQRDELARRFGVA
- the hrcA gene encoding heat-inducible transcriptional repressor HrcA; protein product: MLSERRLEVLRAIVHDYVGTEEPVGSKALTERHHLGVSPATVRNDMAALEEEGFIAQPHTSAGRIPTDKGYRLFVDRLAGVKPMTAPERRAIQNFLDGAVDLDDVVGRTVRLLAQLTRQVAVVQYPSLTRSTVRHVELLALAPARLMLVLITDTGRVEQRMIDCPAPFGETSLADLRARLNSRVAGRRFTDVPQLVQDLAESFDKDDRGTVTTVLSTLLETLVEETEERLMIGGTANLTRFGHDFPLTIRPVLEALEEQVVLLKLLGEATDSGMTVKIGHENAHEGLSSTSVVSVGYGSGSEAVAKLGVVGPTRMDYPGTMGAVRAVARYVGQILAES